CGACGCAAACCAGTTTGAGAACATAATGTACTACAACACAACAGGCGATATGCCTGCTATCATGGGCTTTGACTTCCTTTATGCTCAGGGTACGGACACGCCCGATTACACACAGATTGAAGAAGCGATAAAGTGGCACAACGAGCAGAACGGCATCGTTGCTTTCTGCTGGCACTGGAAGGTTCCCGTTGATATGAGCGACAAAAGCGTCAAAGGCACAGCGTTCTACAGCGATGAGATACGGGACTTCAGCCTTGAAAAAGCCGTAACTCCCGGCACCGATGAATATAAGGTAATAATCAAGGATATTGATACTATTGCACTTTATTTACAGCGTCTTGAAACAGCCGGCGTTCCTGTTATATGGCGACCTCTGCACGAGGCAAGCGGCGCTTGGTTCTGGTGGGGCGTTAAGGACAGGGATACCTATGACAAACAGCTTTATCAGAAGCTATGGTACATATTATATGATCGCCTTGAGAATTACCACAAGCTTACAAATCTTATCTGGGTATGGAACGGTCAGTCGAAAAAAGCAACTGTCAACGCTAACACCTATGATATAGGCGGTATGGACGTATACCCGTCCTCAGAGGATCACTCGGTGCAGATTGCTTCATACAGCACGCTTTCCAAGTACACCGATGACATAGGAAAAATGTCCGCTCTGTCTGAGGTAGGATAC
This window of the [Eubacterium] siraeum genome carries:
- a CDS encoding glycoside hydrolase family 26 protein, with amino-acid sequence MKKTLAAILAVSMILSVTACNDSTASGNGDNSGNTASSATDNANTEQLRSNPIAVDADGNIDMDVALKYETDVDALIKKLEAKTPDGSKPVSENTNEETLELFNYLKSVYGKQIIAGQQYSDANQFENIMYYNTTGDMPAIMGFDFLYAQGTDTPDYTQIEEAIKWHNEQNGIVAFCWHWKVPVDMSDKSVKGTAFYSDEIRDFSLEKAVTPGTDEYKVIIKDIDTIALYLQRLETAGVPVIWRPLHEASGAWFWWGVKDRDTYDKQLYQKLWYILYDRLENYHKLTNLIWVWNGQSKKATVNANTYDIGGMDVYPSSEDHSVQIASYSTLSKYTDDIGKMSALSEVGYIPDPEEVFKADSKVKWLYYAPWCKEFVCASNGSGAVITQLGGTPSINTERMSEEFLKSVYSSEKVITLSELPDFKGTTKKIPEFIKSWKFNNPKLTIENDKLTAYEQ